In Rahnella sikkimica, the following are encoded in one genomic region:
- the prfC gene encoding peptide chain release factor 3, which translates to MSPSEYALEVAKRRTFAIISHPDAGKTTITEKVLLFGHAIQTAGTVKGRGSSHHAKSDWMEMEKQRGISITTSVMQFPYKECLVNLLDTPGHEDFSEDTYRTLTAVDCCLMVIDAAKGVEDRTRKLMEVTRLRDTPILTFMNKLDRDIRDPMEVMDEVERELKIACSPITWPIGCGKLFKGVYHLYKNEVYLYQTGKGHTIQEVRVVKGLDNPELDAAVGEDLAKQLREELELVQGASHEFDHEAFLQGELTPVFFGTALGNFGVDHMLDGLVDWAPAPMPRKTDLREVKADDEKFTGFVFKIQANMDPKHRDRVAFMRVVSGKYEKGMKLRQVRTGKDVVISDALTFMAGDRSHIEEAYPGDIIGLHNHGTIQIGDTFTQGENMKFTGIPNFAPELFRRIRLRDPLKQKQLLKGLVQLSEEGAVQVFRPISNNDLIVGAVGVLQFEVVVARLKSEYNVEAIYESVNVSTARWVECSDVKKFEEFKRKNETNLALDGGNNLAYIAPTMVNLNLASERYPEVKFRKTREH; encoded by the coding sequence ATGTCTCCAAGTGAATACGCCCTTGAAGTGGCTAAGCGCCGCACATTTGCCATCATCTCTCACCCCGATGCCGGTAAAACTACTATTACTGAAAAAGTGCTGTTATTCGGACACGCTATCCAGACCGCCGGTACGGTAAAAGGCCGTGGCTCCAGCCATCACGCCAAATCCGACTGGATGGAAATGGAAAAACAACGTGGTATCTCCATCACCACATCTGTGATGCAGTTTCCGTATAAAGAGTGTCTGGTCAACCTGCTCGACACGCCGGGGCACGAAGACTTCTCCGAAGATACTTACCGTACCCTGACCGCCGTTGACTGCTGTCTGATGGTGATCGACGCCGCGAAAGGTGTTGAAGACCGGACCCGTAAACTGATGGAAGTTACCCGTCTGCGTGATACGCCGATACTGACTTTCATGAACAAACTCGACCGTGACATCCGCGACCCGATGGAAGTGATGGACGAAGTTGAGCGTGAGCTGAAAATCGCCTGCTCGCCTATTACCTGGCCGATCGGTTGCGGTAAATTGTTTAAAGGGGTTTATCACCTCTACAAAAACGAAGTGTATCTGTATCAGACCGGTAAAGGTCACACCATTCAGGAAGTCCGCGTGGTGAAAGGCCTGGATAATCCGGAGCTGGACGCCGCCGTAGGCGAGGATCTGGCTAAGCAATTGCGTGAAGAGCTAGAACTGGTTCAGGGCGCGTCCCATGAATTTGATCATGAAGCCTTCCTGCAGGGTGAACTGACGCCGGTCTTCTTCGGTACCGCACTGGGTAACTTCGGTGTTGACCACATGCTCGACGGTCTGGTGGATTGGGCTCCTGCACCGATGCCACGTAAAACTGACCTGCGCGAAGTGAAAGCTGACGACGAGAAGTTCACCGGTTTCGTGTTTAAAATTCAGGCCAACATGGACCCGAAACACCGTGACCGCGTGGCATTTATGCGCGTAGTTTCCGGTAAGTACGAAAAAGGCATGAAGCTGCGTCAGGTGCGCACCGGCAAAGATGTCGTGATTTCCGACGCGCTGACCTTTATGGCGGGTGACCGTTCGCACATTGAAGAAGCCTATCCGGGCGACATCATTGGTCTGCACAACCACGGCACTATTCAGATCGGCGATACCTTTACGCAGGGTGAGAACATGAAGTTCACCGGCATTCCTAACTTTGCCCCTGAACTGTTCCGTCGTATCCGCCTGCGTGATCCGCTGAAACAGAAACAGCTGCTTAAAGGGTTGGTTCAGTTGTCAGAAGAAGGTGCGGTTCAGGTGTTCCGTCCGATTTCTAACAACGATTTGATCGTCGGTGCAGTCGGTGTTCTGCAGTTTGAAGTGGTCGTGGCGCGTCTTAAAAGCGAATACAACGTGGAAGCGATTTACGAATCCGTGAACGTTTCAACGGCGCGCTGGGTAGAATGCAGCGACGTGAAGAAATTCGAAGAATTCAAACGTAAGAATGAAACTAACCTGGCGCTCGATGGCGGCAATAACCTGGCGTACATCGCACCGACCATGGTGAACCTGAACCTGGCTTCAGAACGTTATCCGGAAGTGAAATTCCGTAAAACCCGCGAACATTAA